A part of Paenibacillus sp. 481 genomic DNA contains:
- a CDS encoding cytochrome d ubiquinol oxidase subunit II, translating into MSDATIAISVIWLFLFIYSLLGSVDFGAGFWAMVYAGKGMEDNTRASVLANRYLSPSWKITNTFLVLLVVALFGFFPGATYPLASLLLLPVCLVLVLLTIRSTFMVYGYHAKKFQRALRIISGITGLLIPCLLVTVLIVTLGGFITEAPDGTLSLNYGKLLVSPTLYAHLAFGLATELFFSALFLADYAHEARDRSTYIVYRRLAVIFGPISMISALLVTFTMLPEARWIVEQFRQQLPLFGLSALTFIVGYVFLFIKRKDGWVGYTRVTVTLIAIQYALASIAYGRAHLPYIIYPYLTLEEGVTNPTVLRSLLIGYTVSTLLLIPVFIIFWKLFLKDKRYLKQE; encoded by the coding sequence ATGAGTGATGCAACAATAGCTATATCTGTCATCTGGTTGTTTCTGTTTATTTACTCACTGCTCGGTTCCGTTGATTTCGGAGCAGGATTTTGGGCGATGGTGTACGCGGGAAAAGGGATGGAGGACAATACAAGAGCCTCTGTACTAGCGAACCGATATTTATCACCTTCGTGGAAAATAACGAACACGTTTCTCGTCCTGCTCGTCGTAGCCTTGTTTGGCTTTTTTCCGGGAGCAACGTATCCCTTAGCTTCACTGCTGCTGCTTCCAGTCTGCTTGGTTCTTGTATTGCTAACGATTCGAAGTACGTTTATGGTATATGGATATCATGCCAAAAAGTTTCAGCGCGCGCTGCGCATCATTTCCGGCATCACAGGCTTGCTCATTCCTTGTCTGCTTGTCACGGTGCTGATCGTTACGTTGGGCGGCTTTATTACAGAAGCTCCTGACGGCACATTGTCGCTTAACTATGGAAAGCTGCTCGTGAGCCCGACACTGTACGCCCATTTGGCGTTTGGACTTGCGACAGAGCTGTTCTTTTCGGCATTGTTTTTGGCCGATTATGCACATGAAGCACGCGACCGCTCCACTTATATCGTGTACCGTCGTTTAGCGGTCATATTTGGCCCGATCAGCATGATTTCAGCGCTGCTTGTCACCTTTACGATGCTGCCAGAGGCGCGCTGGATCGTTGAACAGTTTCGGCAACAGTTGCCCTTGTTCGGCTTGTCCGCGCTCACTTTTATCGTCGGCTATGTCTTCTTGTTCATAAAAAGGAAGGACGGCTGGGTTGGATATACACGTGTGACGGTGACGTTGATTGCCATTCAATACGCACTTGCGAGTATCGCGTACGGTAGAGCGCATTTACCGTACATTATTTATCCGTATTTAACGCTAGAAGAAGGGGTAACCAATCCAACCGTATTGCGTTCACTCCTCATTGGGTATACGGTGAGTACCTTGTTGCTCATTCCCGTGTTCATCATCTTTTGGAAGCTATTCTTAAAAGATAAACGTTATCTTAAACAAGAATAA